In one Corallococcus sp. EGB genomic region, the following are encoded:
- a CDS encoding 50S ribosomal protein L11 methyltransferase, which produces MSQTYLSLTVDIAEESSEILQDLLHESGALGLEVRDAETPTMPGVRAPAKGEAIVVAYFEDRESAEEARDAVAESHPTARLSLDEQPQQDWSNEWKSLIKSVQVGRLWVGPPWDVANAPADKVKLVIEPKMAFGTGDHPTTSLCLAAVDDFMATHPGASVLDVGTGTGVLAIAAKKLGAGQVVGTDNDPTSVELAKENCTDNQTPDLDISGRELTEVPGTFDLVLANILANTLIELAPLIVPKAKDRLVLAGVLAHQRADVEAAYRALGCTVLEGAQQGEWVRIDLKR; this is translated from the coding sequence ATGTCCCAGACCTACTTGTCACTCACCGTGGATATCGCGGAGGAGTCCTCCGAAATCCTCCAGGACCTCCTCCATGAGTCCGGCGCCCTGGGCCTGGAAGTCCGTGACGCGGAGACGCCCACCATGCCGGGCGTGCGCGCCCCCGCGAAGGGCGAGGCCATCGTCGTCGCCTACTTCGAGGACCGCGAGAGCGCGGAGGAGGCGCGCGACGCCGTGGCGGAGAGCCACCCCACCGCGCGCCTGTCGCTGGACGAGCAGCCCCAGCAGGACTGGAGCAACGAGTGGAAGTCGCTCATCAAGTCCGTGCAGGTGGGCCGCCTGTGGGTGGGCCCGCCCTGGGACGTGGCGAACGCGCCGGCGGACAAGGTGAAGCTGGTCATCGAGCCGAAGATGGCCTTCGGCACGGGGGACCACCCCACCACGTCGCTGTGCCTGGCGGCGGTGGATGACTTCATGGCCACGCACCCGGGCGCGAGCGTCCTGGACGTGGGCACCGGCACGGGCGTGCTGGCCATCGCGGCGAAGAAGCTGGGCGCGGGCCAGGTGGTGGGCACCGACAACGACCCCACCTCCGTGGAGCTGGCGAAGGAGAACTGCACCGACAACCAGACGCCCGACCTGGACATCTCCGGGCGCGAGCTGACGGAGGTGCCGGGCACCTTCGACCTGGTGCTCGCGAACATCCTGGCCAACACGCTGATCGAGCTGGCGCCCCTCATCGTGCCCAAGGCGAAGGACCGGCTGGTGCTGGCCGGCGTGCTCGCGCACCAGCGCGCGGACGTGGAGGCCGCGTACCGCGCCCTGGGGTGCACCGTGCTGGAGGGCGCGCAGCAGGGCGAGTGGGTGCGCATCGACTTGAAGCGCTAG
- a CDS encoding pitrilysin family protein, producing MAIRYTLPNGLTVVFEEQHAAKVAAFQVWVKAGSADERPDQAGLAHLHEHMLFKGTERRGPGEIARDIEAHGGEINAWTSFDQTVYHIVIASQFARTGLDILGDAVRRSSFDKDELAREIEVVCEEIKRSYDSPSRRASRGLFSAAFQTHPYRLPVIGTEESVRSFTREKVLEFYHRHYTPRNLVLSVAGDLNEAQLRQWVDEIFGGDWGRPYAGPVPRPRDPAPAGRRVHIEQEDVKEAYVHLAFSIPELEHPDVPALDVLAMIAGQGNSSWLVREVKRRQHLVNDVHASAYTPKDPGIFSVSLTLPPEKAMKALTQTARVLEALRTTGVPEDELRTVQAVVEAESVYRKETVQGTARNMGSYQTSPGGLESEARYLEDIRNLKPEDLRRVAQKYLRLEHAIVTALVPHASELTEGQVHAALDEAAKSPGLAPPERAARRPPPEAPPRAARSAGVSARSEVVQEKLPSGATLIIRVEPHVPLFSMRAAFLGGARYETPENNGITTLLSRALTKGTTTLGADDISHLSDLYAGNVTGQGGRNSVSLKADFLSRYFEPGFRLFADVLLNPAFREEEVARERALLLQDILTREDKPSGLAFELFSRALYQQHPYRLSLLGEKASVEALGPEQLRAYHRAYMDPSQMTLSVVGDVDVDEVRALANEYFGKSRGGALASPQVRPEPPPSSPRTEKKVLARAQTHLVMGFQAARMSDPWRVVLDVLSTVLSGQGGRLFIELRDKRSMAYSVSSFSMDGLDPGYFAVYMGTSPEKVEAAVEGMRRELQRIRDEPIPAAELERAKQHIIGTYEIDLQRNSARATLLALDTCYGIGLDNFLHYSERVAKVTAEDVREVARRVIDFDRVVTAVVGP from the coding sequence ATGGCCATCCGCTACACCCTGCCCAACGGGCTCACCGTCGTCTTCGAGGAGCAGCACGCCGCCAAGGTCGCGGCCTTCCAGGTCTGGGTCAAGGCCGGCAGCGCGGACGAAAGGCCGGACCAGGCCGGACTCGCCCACCTGCACGAGCACATGCTCTTCAAGGGCACGGAGCGCCGGGGCCCCGGTGAGATTGCCCGGGACATCGAGGCGCACGGCGGCGAAATCAACGCCTGGACGTCCTTCGACCAGACCGTCTACCACATCGTCATCGCCAGCCAGTTCGCCCGCACGGGCCTGGACATCCTGGGGGACGCGGTGCGCCGCTCCTCGTTCGACAAGGACGAGCTGGCGCGCGAAATCGAGGTGGTGTGCGAGGAGATCAAGCGCAGCTACGACTCGCCGTCGCGCAGAGCGTCTCGGGGGCTGTTCTCCGCCGCGTTCCAGACGCACCCGTACCGGCTGCCCGTCATCGGCACCGAGGAGAGCGTGCGCAGCTTCACGCGCGAGAAGGTGCTGGAGTTCTACCACCGGCACTACACGCCCAGGAACCTGGTGCTCTCCGTCGCGGGCGACCTGAACGAGGCGCAGCTGCGGCAGTGGGTGGACGAAATCTTCGGCGGTGACTGGGGCCGGCCCTACGCGGGTCCGGTGCCGCGTCCGCGCGATCCGGCGCCCGCGGGCCGCCGCGTGCACATCGAGCAGGAGGACGTGAAGGAGGCCTACGTGCACCTGGCCTTCTCCATCCCGGAGCTGGAGCACCCGGACGTGCCCGCGCTGGACGTGCTGGCGATGATCGCCGGCCAGGGCAACTCGTCGTGGCTGGTGCGCGAGGTGAAGCGCCGCCAGCACCTGGTCAACGACGTGCACGCGTCCGCGTACACGCCCAAGGACCCGGGCATCTTCTCCGTGTCGCTGACGCTGCCGCCCGAGAAGGCGATGAAGGCGCTCACGCAGACGGCGCGCGTGCTGGAGGCGCTGCGCACCACGGGCGTGCCCGAGGACGAGCTGCGCACGGTGCAGGCGGTGGTGGAGGCGGAGTCCGTCTACCGCAAGGAGACGGTGCAGGGCACCGCGCGCAACATGGGCTCGTACCAGACGTCGCCCGGCGGCCTGGAGTCGGAGGCGCGCTACCTGGAGGACATCCGCAACCTGAAGCCGGAGGACCTGCGCCGCGTGGCCCAGAAGTACCTGCGGCTGGAGCACGCCATCGTCACCGCGCTGGTGCCGCACGCGTCGGAGCTGACGGAAGGCCAGGTGCACGCCGCGCTGGACGAGGCGGCGAAGAGCCCCGGCCTCGCGCCCCCGGAGCGCGCCGCCCGGCGGCCGCCCCCGGAGGCCCCGCCGCGCGCGGCCCGGAGCGCCGGGGTGTCCGCGCGCTCGGAGGTGGTGCAGGAGAAGCTGCCCTCCGGCGCCACGCTCATCATCCGCGTGGAGCCGCACGTGCCGCTGTTCTCCATGCGCGCGGCGTTCCTCGGCGGCGCGCGCTACGAGACGCCGGAGAACAACGGCATCACCACGCTGCTCAGCCGGGCCCTCACCAAGGGCACCACGACGCTCGGCGCGGATGACATCTCCCACCTGAGCGACCTGTACGCGGGCAACGTCACCGGCCAGGGCGGCCGCAACTCCGTGAGCCTGAAGGCGGACTTCCTGTCGCGCTACTTCGAGCCGGGCTTCCGGCTGTTCGCGGACGTGCTGCTCAACCCCGCCTTCCGCGAGGAGGAGGTGGCCCGCGAGCGCGCGCTGCTGCTCCAGGACATCCTCACCCGCGAGGACAAGCCGTCGGGCCTGGCGTTCGAGCTGTTCTCGCGCGCGCTCTACCAGCAGCACCCGTACCGGCTGTCGCTGCTGGGCGAGAAGGCCTCCGTGGAGGCGCTGGGGCCCGAGCAGCTGCGCGCGTACCACCGGGCGTACATGGATCCGTCGCAGATGACGCTCAGCGTGGTGGGCGACGTGGACGTGGACGAGGTGCGGGCGCTGGCGAACGAGTACTTCGGCAAGTCGCGCGGCGGGGCGCTGGCGTCTCCCCAGGTGCGGCCGGAGCCGCCGCCGTCCTCGCCGCGCACGGAGAAGAAGGTGCTCGCGCGCGCGCAGACGCACCTGGTGATGGGCTTCCAGGCGGCGCGGATGAGCGACCCGTGGCGCGTGGTGCTGGACGTGCTGTCCACGGTGCTGTCGGGCCAGGGCGGGCGGCTCTTCATCGAGCTGCGCGACAAGCGCTCCATGGCCTACAGCGTGAGCAGCTTCTCCATGGACGGGTTGGACCCGGGCTACTTCGCCGTCTACATGGGCACGAGCCCGGAGAAGGTGGAGGCCGCCGTGGAGGGCATGCGCCGCGAGCTGCAGCGCATCCGCGACGAGCCGATTCCGGCCGCGGAGCTGGAGCGCGCCAAGCAGCACATCATCGGGACGTATGAAATCGACCTGCAACGCAACAGCGCCCGCGCGACGCTGCTGGCGCTGGACACGTGCTACGGCATCGGGCTGGACAACTTCCTGCACTACTCCGAGCGCGTGGCGAAGGTGACGGCGGAGGACGTGCGGGAGGTGGCCCGCCGGGTCATCGACTTCGACCGCGTGGTCACGGCCGTCGTCGGCCCCTGA
- a CDS encoding plectin 1 isoform 8: protein MPSPPDEADPLADLKELLDDGDAPVAAPAPAPTRPLAVPRPPPSAPPPLPPRRPATGLPADPALKPAAVPVARVPTTPAPIGGGGLPTTTPPSPAAAARSPGKGDPFAEPAEPRLPMGGSPEDKLEFFRGILKQKTETLARARALYAERESEVAQLKAALEKARKEGGGAAGPSAQDEQRLKQAQARIASLEAELAASEADRKDLTRALAEVEAELPRLTEELQAERESRGAMAEELVGAKEALGLAQDRVAELASGKSEAQGALEAVQEQYQATLADVERLTAERDAQALNISQLETALAEARGAMGALESESDWSRSSLEEAHAHAKVMEGERDAARRQLAVVEDGLKTLQTQVTELERSLALKDADAVGLRAALTARTAEAAELPALRSALEGRAAEAVRIHARVRELEAEVAQAREAARAEVEDAEVRARTLESELASLREVLEAAEVEQVSLRDRMESDAAALGEAVHEAEARVHEAEGKVAALEAQLAELTAQAVAVQTERETHQQQLAAVERKLATTQAERVGFSARVSMLETAAGQREAELQRQQALVAKAQEELSLERARREAVEAELADARVQAAEAEGRAEALSAGHDDQREELASLNEQLEAARAEADKVDRLQQRVKMVEGALEVSESKRRVAEAQAARVKDLEAKLAQSGATLQSEQGSRTSLEARLAEASAALQAEQDARAALETQLEEARAALEAEQAARQALEAKVAAAPAAGADVPADWAAEREQLKADVASMKRKLMAAEAALESAASTKAKVARLEAQLKALK from the coding sequence ATGCCGTCTCCCCCGGACGAGGCGGATCCGCTCGCGGACCTGAAGGAACTGCTGGATGACGGCGACGCCCCCGTGGCGGCGCCCGCTCCGGCCCCCACCAGGCCGCTCGCGGTTCCCAGGCCTCCCCCCTCCGCGCCTCCTCCCCTGCCGCCCCGGCGGCCTGCCACGGGCCTGCCCGCCGACCCGGCGTTGAAGCCTGCCGCCGTGCCCGTCGCCCGGGTGCCCACGACCCCCGCGCCCATCGGCGGTGGAGGGTTGCCCACGACCACGCCTCCGTCCCCGGCGGCCGCGGCGCGCAGTCCCGGCAAGGGAGACCCCTTCGCGGAGCCCGCCGAGCCCCGGCTGCCCATGGGCGGCTCTCCGGAGGACAAGCTGGAGTTCTTCCGGGGCATCCTGAAGCAGAAGACGGAGACCCTGGCCCGGGCGCGCGCGCTCTACGCCGAGCGCGAGTCCGAGGTCGCGCAGCTCAAGGCCGCGCTGGAGAAGGCGCGCAAGGAGGGCGGCGGCGCCGCGGGGCCGTCCGCGCAGGACGAGCAGCGGCTGAAGCAGGCCCAGGCGCGCATCGCGTCGCTGGAGGCGGAGCTCGCCGCGTCGGAGGCGGACCGCAAGGACCTCACGCGCGCGCTGGCGGAGGTGGAGGCGGAGCTCCCCCGGCTGACGGAGGAGCTCCAGGCGGAGCGCGAGTCGCGCGGGGCGATGGCGGAGGAGCTCGTCGGCGCGAAGGAGGCGCTGGGGCTCGCGCAGGACCGCGTGGCGGAGCTGGCGTCCGGCAAGTCCGAGGCGCAGGGCGCGCTGGAGGCGGTCCAGGAGCAGTACCAGGCCACGCTCGCGGACGTGGAGCGGCTGACCGCCGAGCGCGACGCGCAGGCGCTCAACATCAGCCAGCTGGAGACGGCGCTCGCGGAGGCCCGGGGCGCCATGGGGGCCCTGGAGAGCGAGAGCGACTGGTCGCGCAGCTCGCTGGAGGAGGCGCACGCCCACGCGAAGGTGATGGAGGGCGAGCGGGACGCCGCGCGCCGGCAGCTCGCGGTGGTGGAGGACGGGCTCAAGACGCTCCAGACGCAGGTGACGGAGCTGGAGCGCTCGCTCGCGCTGAAGGACGCGGACGCGGTGGGCCTGCGCGCCGCGCTCACCGCGCGCACGGCGGAGGCCGCGGAGTTGCCGGCGCTCCGGAGCGCCCTGGAGGGCCGCGCCGCGGAGGCCGTCCGGATCCACGCGCGCGTGCGCGAGCTGGAGGCGGAGGTCGCCCAGGCGCGTGAAGCCGCGCGCGCCGAAGTGGAGGACGCGGAGGTCCGCGCGCGCACGCTTGAGTCGGAGCTGGCCTCGCTGCGCGAGGTGCTGGAGGCCGCGGAGGTCGAACAGGTCTCGCTGCGCGACCGCATGGAGTCGGACGCGGCGGCGCTCGGCGAGGCGGTGCACGAGGCCGAGGCCCGGGTGCACGAGGCGGAAGGCAAGGTCGCCGCGCTGGAGGCCCAGCTGGCGGAGCTCACCGCCCAGGCCGTGGCCGTGCAGACCGAGCGCGAAACGCACCAGCAGCAGCTCGCCGCCGTGGAGCGCAAGCTCGCCACGACCCAGGCGGAGCGCGTGGGCTTCTCCGCGCGCGTGTCCATGCTGGAGACCGCCGCGGGCCAACGCGAGGCGGAGCTGCAGCGTCAGCAGGCCCTGGTCGCCAAGGCCCAGGAGGAGCTGTCGCTGGAGCGCGCGCGGCGCGAGGCGGTGGAGGCCGAGCTCGCGGACGCCCGCGTGCAGGCCGCCGAGGCCGAGGGCCGCGCCGAGGCGCTGAGCGCGGGACATGACGACCAGCGCGAGGAGCTTGCCTCTCTCAACGAGCAACTGGAGGCCGCCCGCGCGGAAGCGGACAAGGTGGACCGGCTCCAGCAGCGCGTGAAGATGGTGGAGGGCGCGCTGGAGGTCTCCGAGTCCAAGCGCCGCGTCGCCGAAGCGCAGGCGGCCCGCGTGAAGGACCTGGAGGCGAAGCTCGCGCAGTCCGGCGCCACGCTCCAGTCGGAGCAGGGGAGCCGGACCTCGCTGGAGGCCCGGCTGGCGGAGGCCAGCGCCGCGCTTCAAGCGGAGCAGGACGCCAGGGCCGCGCTGGAGACCCAGCTCGAGGAGGCCCGCGCCGCGCTCGAGGCGGAGCAGGCGGCGCGTCAGGCGCTCGAAGCGAAGGTCGCGGCGGCGCCAGCGGCGGGCGCGGACGTGCCCGCGGATTGGGCGGCGGAGCGTGAGCAGCTCAAGGCGGACGTCGCCTCCATGAAGCGCAAGCTGATGGCGGCCGAGGCAGCGCTCGAATCGGCTGCCAGCACCAAGGCGAAGGTGGCGCGATTGGAAGCGCAATTGAAGGCCCTGAAGTAG